In Thauera sp. JM12B12, one DNA window encodes the following:
- the mutS gene encoding DNA mismatch repair protein MutS, whose product MMQQYLRLKQQHPDTLLFYRMGDFYELFFEDAEKAARLLDITLTTRGQSSGKPIRMAGVPFHAVEQYLARLVKLGESVVIAEQVGEPGATKGPMERAVSRIVTPGTLTDAALLDDRRDELLLAASLHRGVLGLAWLNLANGDFRLMQCPSDALQAQFERLRPAEVLVPDGLALPLLDALAPAQRRLADWQFDAETGARLLTAHFGTRDLAGFGVEDLPVALAAAAALYDYAQATQRQTLAHVTGLVVERESETLRLDAATRRNLELTETLRGEASPTLLSLLDTCVTSMGSRWLRHALHHPLRDRAVPAARQAAVAELVGTAEAEMSEDTGGAVEPDLDTASAGLALAGRDGRMAFALRSALRGVADVDRITARIALRSARPRDLSALRESLLRLPELAATLAPCRAPLLAEIVGALAIAPEPLDLLQQAIAAEPAAMVRDGGVIAPGFDAELDELRGIQTNCGEFLMALEARERERSGIPGLKVEFNKVHGFYIEVSRANADKVPDDYRRRQTLKNAERYITPELKAFEDKALSANERALAREKALFDQVLDVLAAHIPALQRIARALALLDGLAAFAEAALRYGYVQPRFVDTPGLAIVGGRHPVVERQVENFIRNDARLAATRRMLMITGPNMGGKSTFMRQVALICLLAHVGSFVPADAAELGPLDAIFTRIGASDDLASGRSTFMVEMTEAAAILHGATERSLVLMDEIGRGTSTFDGLALAFAIARHLLEKSRALTLFATHYFELTRLNADYPECANVHLDAVEHGHRIVFLHALEEGPASQSYGIEVAALAGIPAAVIRDAKRRLRALENREIDAGPQADLFAALPDAEDAPLSHPVLTELADIDPDALTPREALERLYALKRLAGDRKA is encoded by the coding sequence ATGATGCAGCAGTACCTCCGGTTGAAGCAGCAACATCCGGACACCCTGCTCTTCTACCGCATGGGCGACTTCTACGAGCTCTTCTTCGAAGACGCCGAGAAGGCCGCGCGCCTGCTCGACATCACCCTGACCACCCGCGGCCAGTCGAGCGGCAAGCCGATCCGCATGGCCGGCGTGCCCTTCCACGCGGTCGAGCAGTACCTGGCCCGCCTGGTAAAGCTCGGCGAATCGGTGGTGATCGCCGAGCAGGTGGGCGAGCCCGGCGCGACCAAGGGGCCGATGGAGCGCGCGGTGAGCCGCATCGTCACCCCCGGCACGCTGACCGACGCCGCGCTGCTCGACGACCGCCGCGACGAGCTGCTGCTCGCGGCCAGCCTGCACCGCGGCGTGCTCGGGCTGGCGTGGCTCAACCTCGCCAACGGCGACTTCCGCCTCATGCAGTGCCCGTCGGATGCGCTGCAGGCGCAGTTCGAGCGCCTGCGCCCGGCCGAGGTGCTGGTGCCCGATGGACTCGCCCTGCCCTTGCTGGATGCGCTCGCCCCGGCCCAGCGCCGGCTGGCCGACTGGCAGTTCGACGCCGAGACCGGCGCGCGCCTGCTCACCGCGCATTTCGGCACCCGCGACCTCGCCGGCTTCGGCGTCGAGGATCTGCCGGTGGCGCTGGCGGCCGCCGCGGCCCTGTACGACTACGCGCAGGCCACCCAGCGCCAGACCCTCGCCCACGTCACCGGGCTCGTCGTCGAGCGCGAATCCGAGACCCTGCGACTGGACGCCGCCACCCGGCGCAACCTGGAGCTAACCGAGACGCTGCGCGGCGAAGCCTCGCCCACCCTGCTGTCGCTGCTCGACACCTGCGTGACCAGCATGGGTTCGCGCTGGCTGCGCCATGCGCTGCATCATCCACTGCGCGACCGCGCCGTGCCCGCCGCGCGCCAAGCGGCGGTCGCGGAGCTGGTAGGCACGGCCGAGGCAGAGATGAGCGAGGACACCGGTGGCGCGGTGGAGCCGGACCTCGACACCGCATCCGCCGGTCTGGCCCTCGCCGGCCGCGACGGCCGCATGGCCTTCGCCCTGCGCAGCGCGCTGCGCGGTGTCGCCGACGTAGACCGCATCACCGCCCGCATCGCGCTGCGCAGCGCGCGCCCGCGCGACCTCTCGGCGCTGCGCGAGAGCCTGCTGCGCCTGCCCGAACTCGCGGCCACCCTCGCCCCCTGCCGGGCGCCGCTGCTGGCCGAGATCGTCGGTGCGCTCGCCATCGCTCCCGAGCCGCTCGACCTGCTGCAGCAAGCCATCGCCGCCGAACCCGCCGCCATGGTGCGCGACGGCGGCGTGATCGCGCCCGGCTTCGATGCCGAGCTCGACGAGCTGCGCGGCATCCAGACCAATTGCGGCGAGTTCCTCATGGCGCTGGAAGCGCGCGAGCGCGAGCGCAGCGGCATCCCCGGGCTCAAGGTCGAGTTCAACAAGGTGCATGGCTTCTACATCGAGGTCAGCCGCGCCAACGCCGACAAGGTCCCCGACGACTACCGGCGCCGCCAGACGCTGAAGAACGCCGAGCGCTACATCACGCCCGAGCTCAAGGCCTTCGAGGACAAGGCGCTGTCGGCCAACGAGCGCGCGCTGGCGCGCGAGAAGGCGCTCTTCGATCAGGTGCTGGACGTGCTCGCTGCCCACATCCCGGCACTGCAGCGCATCGCGCGCGCGCTGGCGCTGCTCGACGGCCTCGCCGCGTTTGCCGAAGCGGCGCTGCGCTACGGCTACGTGCAGCCACGTTTCGTCGATACGCCCGGGCTCGCCATCGTCGGCGGCCGCCATCCGGTGGTCGAACGCCAGGTCGAGAACTTCATCCGCAACGACGCGCGCCTGGCCGCCACCCGGCGCATGTTGATGATCACCGGCCCCAACATGGGCGGCAAATCGACCTTCATGCGTCAGGTGGCGCTGATCTGCCTGCTCGCCCACGTCGGCAGCTTCGTGCCGGCAGACGCCGCCGAGCTCGGCCCGCTGGATGCCATCTTCACCCGCATCGGGGCCTCGGACGACCTCGCCTCGGGGCGCTCGACCTTCATGGTCGAGATGACCGAGGCCGCCGCCATCCTGCACGGCGCCACCGAGCGCAGCCTGGTGCTGATGGACGAGATCGGCCGCGGCACCTCGACCTTCGACGGCCTCGCGCTCGCGTTCGCGATCGCCCGCCACCTGCTGGAGAAGTCGCGCGCGCTGACGCTGTTCGCTACCCACTACTTCGAGCTCACCCGGCTCAACGCCGACTACCCCGAGTGCGCCAACGTGCACCTGGATGCGGTCGAGCACGGCCACCGCATCGTCTTCCTGCACGCGCTCGAAGAAGGCCCGGCGAGCCAGAGCTACGGCATCGAGGTCGCCGCGCTCGCCGGCATCCCGGCCGCGGTGATCCGCGACGCCAAGCGCCGGCTGCGCGCGCTGGAGAACCGCGAGATCGACGCCGGCCCGCAGGCCGACCTGTTCGCCGCGCTGCCGGACGCCGAAGATGCGCCGCTGTCGCATCCGGTGCTCACCGAGCTTGCCGACATCGACCCGGATGCGCTCACGCCACGCGAGGCACTGGAGCGCCTGTACGCCCTGAAGCGCCTGGCCGGAGACCGCAAGGCATGA
- a CDS encoding TIGR02281 family clan AA aspartic protease produces MSTPQRYPGRPETETRRIGRTLGLLAILAFLALGWVSFDAAIERREDPNRNLVVAPGASELVLKRNRAGHYLLPGLINGQPVRFLLDTGATQVSVPAHLGSALGLQPGASASVMTANGSVTVRQTRIDRLVVGPFELRNVGSHLNPGMRGDEVLLGMSALRHLEFVQRGDTLTLRVPGV; encoded by the coding sequence ATGAGTACGCCGCAACGATACCCGGGGCGCCCGGAAACCGAGACTCGCCGCATCGGCCGCACGCTGGGCCTGCTTGCGATCCTGGCCTTTCTGGCCCTGGGCTGGGTCAGTTTCGATGCGGCGATCGAGCGCCGCGAGGATCCGAATCGGAATCTGGTGGTTGCGCCGGGCGCAAGCGAGCTCGTGCTCAAGCGCAACCGCGCAGGGCATTACCTGCTGCCCGGGCTGATCAACGGCCAGCCGGTGCGCTTCCTGCTCGACACCGGGGCGACGCAGGTTTCGGTGCCGGCCCACCTCGGCTCCGCGCTCGGCCTGCAGCCCGGGGCTTCGGCCTCGGTCATGACCGCCAACGGCAGCGTGACGGTGCGCCAGACGCGCATCGACCGTCTGGTGGTGGGGCCGTTCGAGCTGCGCAACGTGGGCAGTCACCTGAACCCGGGCATGCGCGGCGACGAGGTTCTGCTCGGGATGTCGGCGCTGCGCCACCTGGAGTTCGTCCAGCGCGGGGACACGCTTACCTTGCGCGTCCCCGGCGTGTGA